DNA from Actinomycetota bacterium:
GGCACCGGAGTGGCCAAGAACACGGCACCCGCCGCCTTGATCATCCAGTTCTTCGGCGGCATCCACGAGGTCTACTTCCCGTTCGTGCTCCTGAAGCCCATCACCTTGCTGGCGACGATCGCCGGCGGCATGGTGGGCATCCTCACCCTGGTCATCTTCGGTGCCGGCCTCCGGGCCCCGGCGGCGCCTGGCTCCATCATCGCCGTGTACGCGCAGACACCCGGCAACAGCTTCGTCGGCGTCACCCTCTCGGTCCTCCTCGCCTTCGCGACGACGTTCCTCGTCGCCTCGGTGATCCTGCGGGCCAGCCGCAGGAGCGAGGAGGAGGGCGGGGCCGACCTGGCCGCCGCGACCAAGCAGATGGAGGGCCTGAAGGGCAAGGAGGCGACCAGCGGGGTTTCCAGCCTGCTGGCCAAGGCCGAGGAGGACGAGGCCAAGTCTCGGACCGAGCCCATCCGCAAGATCGTGTTCGCCTGCGACGCCGGCATGGGCTCCAGCGCGATGGGCGCCTCGGTGCTCCGCAACAAGCTGAAGAAGGCCGGGTTCGAGGACGTCTCGGTCGTCAACGTGGCCATCGCCAACCTGGACGACAGCTACGACCTGGTCGTGACCCACCAGGACCTGACGCTGCGGGCGATGGACAAGACCCCGAGCGCGCAGCACGTCTCGGTCCA
Protein-coding regions in this window:
- a CDS encoding PTS mannitol transporter subunit IIB, which translates into the protein GTGVAKNTAPAALIIQFFGGIHEVYFPFVLLKPITLLATIAGGMVGILTLVIFGAGLRAPAAPGSIIAVYAQTPGNSFVGVTLSVLLAFATTFLVASVILRASRRSEEEGGADLAAATKQMEGLKGKEATSGVSSLLAKAEEDEAKSRTEPIRKIVFACDAGMGSSAMGASVLRNKLKKAGFEDVSVVNVAIANLDDSYDLVVTHQDLTLRAMDKTPSAQHVSVQNFMASPKYDAIVEEVQHTNATEGSGAPS